In one Oscillospiraceae bacterium genomic region, the following are encoded:
- a CDS encoding C4-dicarboxylate ABC transporter — protein sequence MKPLLKKLPIPIAGVMLGLAALGNLLQSYSEGVRLLFGALAAVLWICLVLKVIFCWSGVCAAMQDPVVASVSGTFSMTTMLLAVYAKPFVGAAAAQVLWFAGLALHVALIVWFTVKHLAKRDLSKIFASYYIVYVGIVVASLTAPAFELTATVGTWAFWFGFVCLIALLVLITVRYVKLPVKADPPKPLFCIYAAPVSLCLAGYIQSVTPKSAAMVIGLLAAASAIYLVVLCRLPGLLRLPFYPSYSAFTFPMVITAIATKQAMACLTKLGMGAAWLSPVVLVETILAAVLVIYTLVRYLMALFALSKAAV from the coding sequence ATGAAACCCCTTTTAAAAAAACTCCCCATCCCCATCGCGGGCGTGATGCTGGGCCTGGCGGCCCTGGGCAACCTGCTGCAGAGCTACAGCGAGGGGGTCCGACTGCTGTTCGGCGCGCTGGCCGCGGTGCTGTGGATCTGCCTGGTTTTAAAGGTCATCTTCTGCTGGAGCGGCGTGTGCGCGGCCATGCAGGACCCCGTGGTGGCCAGCGTATCGGGCACCTTCTCCATGACGACCATGCTGCTGGCGGTCTATGCCAAGCCCTTTGTGGGCGCGGCGGCCGCGCAGGTGCTGTGGTTTGCGGGCCTCGCGCTGCACGTGGCGCTCATCGTCTGGTTCACCGTGAAGCACCTGGCCAAGCGGGATCTCTCCAAGATCTTCGCCAGCTACTATATCGTCTACGTGGGCATTGTGGTGGCAAGCCTGACGGCGCCCGCCTTTGAGCTGACGGCCACCGTGGGCACCTGGGCGTTCTGGTTCGGCTTTGTCTGCCTGATCGCCCTGCTGGTGCTGATCACCGTCCGCTACGTAAAGCTGCCGGTGAAGGCGGACCCGCCCAAGCCCCTGTTCTGCATCTACGCGGCCCCGGTGAGCCTGTGCCTGGCCGGCTACATCCAGTCGGTCACCCCCAAGAGCGCGGCCATGGTCATCGGCCTGCTGGCGGCGGCCTCCGCCATCTACCTCGTCGTGCTGTGCAGGCTGCCAGGGCTGCTGAGGCTGCCCTTCTACCCCAGCTACTCGGCCTTTACCTTCCCCATGGTCATTACCGCCATCGCCACCAAGCAGGCCATGGCCTGCCTGACCAAGCTGGGGATGGGCGCCGCCTGGCTGTCCCCCGTCGTCCTGGTGGAGACCATCCTTGCGGCCGTCCTGGTTATTTACACCCTGGTCCGCTACCTGATGGCGCTCTTCGCCCTCAGCAAGGCCGCGGTGTAA